Proteins encoded by one window of Carassius auratus strain Wakin chromosome 8, ASM336829v1, whole genome shotgun sequence:
- the LOC113107805 gene encoding mRNA-decapping enzyme 1A isoform X3 — MNRLSTENLVEPINKELDLQLQDPFLLYRNNSLGIYSIWFYDQADCQRIAQLMLQIVKQEALRASPHTGPSGRTNGCVQSRPTDILELLSKAKDEYQRSVERDVQVSSESAPSHEKREDFTAARHEKSGRSVVKQITVEELFGSSLPKEASQSTSSSVGESMCAPVSHSVEPLLAPRLSTDPGPALVSLFQGGTRDPRPAASDTEETGISHGSAGPLPPTEGHGMPGFMPGPLVTPQSFRESACKVSGPFTGKAEFSAQSKEAHAFTQSSTLVKPIPAGPAVQGEESSLLLSPSVFQHSVINTAEPLKISAPPMPPTADLPSSLYSRSQLKDTLIHLIKNDAHFLSAIHEAYIQSLSKGLNNVK; from the exons tgggCATCTACAGTATCTGGTTCTACGACCAGGCCGACTGCCAGAGGATCGCACAGCTCATGCTGCA gatagTCAAGCAGGAGGCGTTGCGAGCGTCTCCCCACACAGGTCCGAGCGGCAGGACCAATGGCTGTGTTCAGAGCAGACCCACAGATATCCTGGAGCTGCTCAGCAAGGCTAAAGACGAGTATCAAAGA TCGGTTGAGAGAGATGTTCAGGTGAGCTCTGAATCTGCGCCGTCACACGAGAAGAGAGAGGACTTCACAGCAGCTCGACACGAGAAG TCAGGTCGCTCAGTAGTGAAGCAGATCACAGTGGAAGAGCTGTTTGGCAGCTCTTTACCCAAAGAAGCGTCCCAGTCCACAAGCTCCTCTGTGGGAGAGAGCATGTGTGCGCCTGTGTCTCACTCGGTGGAGCCTCTCCTCGCCCCTCGTCTGTCCACTGACCCAGGCCCGGCGCTGGTCTCTCTGTTTCAGGGTGGCACCCGAGACCCAAGACCAGCTGCTTCAGATACGGAGGAGACTGGGATCAGTCATGGTTCGGCTGGTCCTCTTCCTCCCACAGAGGGTCATGGGATGCCTGGGTTCATGCCCGGCCCGCTGGTCACCCCACAGAGCTTCAGAGAATCTGCCTGTAAAGTTTCAGGGCCTTTTAcaggaaaagctgaattttcggcacAG AGTAAAGAGGCGCATGCGTTTACACAGTCCTCGACTCTGGTCAAACCCATTCCA GCGGGGCCAGCTGTTCAGGGGGAGGAGTCTTCACTGTTACTGTCTCCTAGTGTGTTCCAGCATTCAGTGATCAACACAGCCGAGCCACTGAAGATCTCGGCCCCCCCGATGCCTCCCACAGCAGACCTGCCCTCTTCTCTGTACAGTCGCAGCCAGCTTAAAGATACACTCATACATCTCATAAAG AATGACGCCCATTTCCTCAGTGCAATCCATGAGGCTTACATACAGAGCCTCTCTAAAGGCCTCAACAATGTCAAGTAA